The Ziziphus jujuba cultivar Dongzao chromosome 5, ASM3175591v1 genome segment tggaaattaattaatttttgactaACCAATATTTCCATTATGCgtaatttcctttttctctctcttttttttttttttaaagaaatatatacGGCAGGCATTGAAAGTATATGTTGGTGCgtgtatatatacaaatacaaagTCTCTGCCAATTAATTTAAACTTCGTTCTTATTCAGCCAAAAAATCTTTTGGTGATGAAGatcaataattataaattattattagaagAATATGTATAGTGAAATGAATTCTTTAtccattataataattaataattaataatatttattccaAAGGCACGTATGTTTAGATATATAACGAGGAATTGCGATGTTATTTCAAtggaaaaagtatatatattaaacattaacaaactaattaagATGATAGTTGACTATCAGAGAAATAtgtgaattaggaattaattctGCAAAAGCAAAAATCTTTTGCTCTAAGTTTTGATAAAAACGTGGCTGATAATATCATTCACATAGTCTGGTAAAAAGTCTAATAAGATTGTTTCCAAATGTAAAGCCGTTTTATATCCTCAAAAAGCAACTAGATAAAAGTCAAGGATCATATATTGACTCTAAGacatgataatttaaaaataaaaaagactttTTGCAATTATTTTCATCAATTTAAGGCAGTAAACAAAGATTAGTTATACTGAAATGAAATAGAAGAAACTAATTAAACTTACATTAAATGAGAAGGAAAAGATATTAAATGTGAATTATAACAGTTGGTATTTAAGCTAcctaaaatgatcaaataattaattgatggtAGGATAAATCTAATTTAACAGAACCAGctgattttgaagatgattttaaGCTGCTGTCTTTGCAAATGGATTTGAAGTGCGTTTTTGACTAAACCATATGGATACATCAAGATATCCACAGAGTCTGCCAAACGCTGCTTAATTTCTATCTCTGACAATAGTATATGTTTGatgaagtagaagaagaagaaaaattataattaattagcctAACATGGTGTACCCTTTCCTATTAGTTTAATAAgagtttaattgtttttttattattattataaagagagtttAAGTAATTAGGTATTaagaatactaataataatccGAAAGCTGGTGAAGTGAATTAAGGATGCCATACGGCTCTCAACAAACCCAACCCTTgtaattgttatattttttattaaatgaagACACAGTCACTCACACAGCCATACATGTTtcgaatattatatatatatatatatatatacacacatttaaatttaagcattgggtttttaattaaaagtttaaacaaTAACTGGATTTGAGTGCGGATCACGTTAcgccaccattttttttttaattttcctaatCATGAACCTTTTATACAAGCTAAATGTCAATTctctcttttaaattttaattttattcacaTAATATCTACTCATACGCATTAATTTCTAGctatataatttcatattaaatgtttgtaatatttttttaatttctatatttcttttttaaagtttcATGATTTGGGTTATTAGAACCCAACCGGATTCCGgagaaaatgaatgaaaattatATGCAATTCTAGCTAGTTATTGGACAGGATCAATGATGATTCCATTTAAAAagctttgtaaaatttttatatgctACATGTTTTCAAATTCTACAgcttttttctcattaatttctatttattccATTTTCCTCACACGTGTTGCAAATATGCAAATCTAAATAAATTCTCgtaaaatatatagtttaagTTAATACTTTTTATccaatcattttgtttttttcctgaAAGACAATACCAACATTTTTTTCCCTTCGACAAAATGTTAAATATCCATCCAAAGGCTAAGTAGAATTTTGAATAACTATTTGCGACTTAATGCTTGCATTTGATACATTCTGACACtttgtttcttttaaaaagaaaattatggtAGATTGAATTCCTGATCTCATTTCCTTTTGGTTCATTGGGAAGAGAAAGTATCACATGAGGATGAGGTGTGTTCTTGGACTCCTAAATATGCTTTTTCCAAGACCACCAATTACAGTGAAAACTTAAAAAACCagattaaaatacaaaaagtagGAATACTAGTACAATTGAATTGTACGAGGTCTCTTTGACTGTTGGGGCGGTTTGAATTGGAAATTAAGGCGGTCATATGCATACATACACAACTCACTGACAACAATAACCCAGAGGAAtagattaatttataatttaatctctttcagcaaaaaaaaaaaaaaaaaaaaaaactcaaaatctcACTCCAATTCATTTCCAGTCACCAAGCCCCATCTGGGTTTAAAGCATTTTGtcctttgaaaaaataaaaataaattcaaaaaaatttatattaggcTACAACTTTGGGATTTAACTAACAGACTTTATTTTTTCAGTGGGTCTACGATTTTAAATTCTATACCAACATATTCCATCTTATAGAaattagaaaatagaaaaatgagcttttaaaaaattcaaaaactgaAAAGCTTCAACCCCTATAAATTCAAAGTACCCAATCGTTGTGTTGACATTAGCAAGTAGGCCATTCCAATcccaaaagggaaaaaatatatatatatattgtaaaatctGCTTCAACATCATGGATTCAAAGAAGTCTAACAAGATCAGAGACATTGTTAGGCTTCAGCAAAtcctaaagaagtggagaaaaCTTGCTAATTCATCAAAATCCACCACCATTTgtagcaacaacaacaacaacaacagaagTGGAAGCAAAAGCATCAAGTTCCTGAAAAGAACGCTTTCTATATCAGATAAAACAATCTGTGAAGCTTCAAGCATTTCTGTTCCCAAAGGCTATCTGGCGGTTTGCGTTGGTGAAGAACAGAAGAGATTCGTTATTCCAATGGAGTATCTGGGTCACCATGCATTTCACATCCTGTTGAGAGAAGCAGAGGAAGAATTTGGGTTTGAACAGGCTGGTATTTTGAGGATTCCATGTGAGGTTTCTCTGTTCGAAAGTATATTGAAGATGGTAGAGGAAAAGAGAGACCCTTTTTGCTTCAAGAAATATAGGCTTAACAAAGAGGAATGCGGCTCATCTGATGCCCAGATTTCTCTTTATCATCATCCTGAGAGCCCAATGTGCAGatagttttgaaaaaatatgttcatctccttttttttttttttttttttttacccactTTGATTTAGAGGGAGGCTATgtatttgagagagagagagagagagagagagacagagagaataAGATGTTATGGAGATGTAAGAGCAACCCCTTTTGAGAATCAATGAAGAAATTCATCAAAAACGATACGGCTTGCTTTTAGTATCTGTGTTATGATAACCGATTTCAAATGTTGCATTTTTTCAGGCATTCAAACAGGTACAATTTGTTTGATCTAATCCAAACATGTTATGGTCAATAAACATGGATTTTAGTGAAATTCTGTTTTGAGTCTTGTTGATGAGGCCAATGGTCACGAATGATGGTATATTTGACAATTCCCTTTACTTGAGAATGTAGGCAAAGAAATGATCGGCGTTTTAGTGATATTTGAGAGCTGATTGTATGGTGATTTGTAGACTTTGTGCCCTTTAGAGAGGTTTTGTTGCACTTCTGCTCTGTTTGGGGCTTAGTTGGGCCCCATTtacaccaaacaaaaaaaaaaggtgggggGAACAAATGCTTTAGAGTTCAGTTACCTTTCGGCTgccaaataattttcaattatgaaTATAAATTTGTTGCGGATGGATATTTCCTTTTtaatccttctctctctctctctctctctctctctctctctatcttacAAAGCTTTGGAACTCTAGTGCAATGAATGTTAAATAGCTGATTAAGTGCTGGAATGGACTATCCCGGTGATGAAAATTTGCATTTCAACAtaaaaatcaaggaaaacatATACCATA includes the following:
- the LOC107429949 gene encoding protein SMALL AUXIN UP-REGULATED RNA 9 — translated: MDSKKSNKIRDIVRLQQILKKWRKLANSSKSTTICSNNNNNNRSGSKSIKFLKRTLSISDKTICEASSISVPKGYLAVCVGEEQKRFVIPMEYLGHHAFHILLREAEEEFGFEQAGILRIPCEVSLFESILKMVEEKRDPFCFKKYRLNKEECGSSDAQISLYHHPESPMCR